The nucleotide window CGTCGCGCCCTGGTGCAGGGTGTTCCACCACTCCACCGAGTATTTGATGATCGGGATGTTGATCACGCCGACGATCGCCAGCACCGCGCAGGCCTTGGCCGCGCTGTCACGATTGCTGATGGCGTTGCCCAGCGCAATAAGACCGAAGTACAGAAACATCAGAATCAGCATGGACGTTAGTCGCGCATCCCAGACCCACCACGAACCCCAGGTCGGTTTGCCCCAGATCGCACCGGTGACCAGCGCCACGGCGGTCATCCAGGCACCGATGGGCGCCGCGCATTGCAGGGCGACGTCGGCCAGTTTCATTTTCCACACCAGCCCGACAATGCCGCACACGGCCAGCATCACATAGATGGACTGCGCCAGCATGGCGGCGGGAACGTGGATATAGATGATGCGAAAGCTGTTGCCTTGCTGGTAGTCCGGCGGCGCGAAGGCCAGGCCCCAGACCACGCCGACGCCGATCAGCAGCAACGCCGCGACGCTCAGCCACGGCAGCAGTTTGCCGCTGATGCCGTAAAACCATTTGGGTGAGCCGAGCTTATGAAACCAGGTCCAGTTCATTGCTGTTTCCATCACGGGTGCTGCTCGTTGTCCCAAGCAGCCAAGGGTCTTTACTGATCAATAATTGACCAGACCTCATTATTCGCCGACGCTGATCTTCAGGCCAGCAGCTATTGCAAAAGGTGTAAGGGTTATCGCCAGGGCGGTCAGGCTACCAAGCCACAAGAGATAACCAGTCGCCGGCATGCCCTGCAATGCCGCCTGCAAGGCGCCACTGCCAAGAATCAACACCGGGATGTACAGCGGCAGAATCAGCAGCGCCAGCAACAGGCCACCACGTTTCAATCCTACCGTCAGCGCCGCGCCCACCGCGCCGAGCAGGCTCAGCACCGGTGTACCCAGCAATAAGGAAAGCAGCAACACCGGCAGACAGGCGGCAGGCAAACCGAGCATCAACGCCAGCAAGGGCGCGAGCAAAACCAGTGCCAGGCCGGAAAAGGCCCAGTGTGCCAGTACCTTGGCCAGCACCAGAAGAGGCAGAGGGTGCGACGAAAGGACCCACTGTTCAAGGGATCCGTCTTCGAAATCACTGCGGAAAAGCCCGTCCAGCGAGAGCAGAACCGATAAAAGCGCCGCCACCCAGACCAGTCCCGGAGACAAGGTTTGCAACAATTGAGACTCGGGGCCGACCGCTAATGGGAACAGCGAAACGACGATGGCGAAGAATACGAGCGGATTGGCCAGTTCCGCAGGACGGCGGAACAGCAAACGTGCCTCGCGGGCGACCAACAGGCCGAAAACACTCATACGGCCCAGTTCCCCAAATCAATGTCACGATAGCCGGCCGGCATCCGGGTCAGGGTGTGGTGAGTGGTCAGAACGATCATACCTCCGCTCTCGCAGTGCGCGGCCAGGTGTTCTTCGAGTTGCGCCACGCCTTGTTTGTCGAGCGCGGTGAACGGCTCATCGAGGATCCACAGCGGCGGGCTGTCCAGATACAACCGCGCCAACGCCACGCGACGTTGCTGGCCGGCAGACAGGGTGTGGCAGGGAACATCCTCGAAACCGCGCAGTCCCACCGCCGCCAGTGCCTGCCAGATCGCCTCATGGGAGGCTGGTTGATGCAAGGCGCAAAGCCAACTGAGGTTTTCTTCGGGGGTCAGCAGGTCCTTGATCCCGGCGGCGTGGCCGATCCACAACAGGTTGCGCGCCAGTTCGCCGCGTTGCTCGTTCAATGGCTGGCCGTTGAGCAATACTTGACCGGCGGTCGGGTGCATCAAACCGCAAAGCAGGCGCAAAAGGCTGGTTTTTCCACTGCCGTTAGGGCCGCTGATCTGTAACATTTCGCCACTGGCCAGTCGCAATTCGAGATTTTCGAAGAGCAGCCGAAGGTCTCGCTCACAGGCAAGGGCAACGGTTTGCAGGACAGGACTGGTCAAGAGATCACGGGCCTTATACGGTTCAAGTCGGCTCGGGCACGGCCGTTAAAGAGATGCAGCATAGATGCAATGACGGCTTGTTCTAGAGAGCTGCGTCAAACAATTGCAATGTTTTCGCCACTCAGCGAAAGACGGGCGGCATTATACATGCCGTACCTTACTCTCAAGAGTGCAATTTCCTCAGGTTGTGTCCGCGTATGACAGGCGAAATGAACATCCTCCCGCTGCCGCAGACCACGCCCGCGACATCGCGGCCGCTGGTGGTGAGCGGTGATCTACTCAAGCTGCTGACGCCGATGGAGGGCCTGATCTCCGTTGGGCAAACCGCCAAGGCTGAAGTGCTCTCGCTCAAGCAGACGGATCAGACTTTTCAACTGTTACTCAAAGTCACCCTCGACAGCGGCCGCCAAGCTACCGTTCAGGCCACCAGCACCCAGCCGCTGCCCCAAGGCACCAGCCTGGCGATTACCCAGCCGTCGGCGGGTAATCTGGCGGTCACGGTGCAACAGGCCATCGCCTCCAGCGTCGCCACCCTCACCCGCATCGACACGGCGCAACTGCCGGTCGGCACCCTGCTGCAAGGCAAAGTGCTGACCTCTCAGGTGATGCCGCAAGTGCCAGGCCAGCCGACGGTGTTTCGTTCGATGGTGAGCCTGCTCAACACCGCGCTGAGCGGCAGCACGCTGAGCATCGACAGCCCGACGCCGCTACGCATCGGCACCTTGCTGAGCGCCTTGGTGCAGGACACCCAGACACTGAGATTCGTGCCATTGAGCAGCCGTCAGGAGCAGCTGGCGGTGACCCAACAACTGGTCAGCCAGCAAAGTCGCCAGGGTTCTCTGGATGGCTTGATCAAAGTCCTGCAAAACCTGCCGCCGTCGGATCAGACCTCCAGCGACCTGCGCGCCGCCGTAGACAAACTGCTTGCCGGCCTGCCGGACGTCCAGCAACTGAGTACGCCTAAAGGCCTGGCCCAGGCGTTGGCCAACAGCGGCCTGTTCCTCGAAGCCAAATTGCTGACCGGACAAAACCCGACGCTGACGCCTGACATGAAAGGCGACCTGCTCAAGCTGATCGCACAGCTGGCGCCGGGCCTGCCAGCCAACACCAACCTCAACGCAATCATCGCCGCCAATACACTGGCGCAGGCGCTGCCGAGTTTCGTGCGCAGCGCCCTCGGCATGCTCGGGCAAGTCAGCGCCAAGCCGCAGCCGACCAGCTTCCCCCTGCCCGCGCGCTTGCTGCAAAGCCAGGACGGAGAAGGCGATCTGGAGCACCTGCTGCGCCTGGCCGCGGCGGCCGTCTCGCGCCTGCAAAGCCATCAACTGTCGAGCCTGGAACAGACTGGCGTCACCGACGACGGTCGACTGCTCAGCACCTGGCAGCTGGAAATCCCCATGCGCAACCTGCAGGACATCGTGCCGTTGCAGGTCAAATTCCAGCGCGAAGAAGCGCCCGAGAAAGAACAACCGCACGAACGTCGCGACGAACGCGAACCCAAGCAACAGCTGTGGCGCGTCGAGCTGGCATTCGACATGGAACCGTTGGGGCCGTTGCAGATTCAGGCCCAGCTGATCAAAGGCAGCCTCTCCAGCCAGCTCTGGGCCGAACGGCCGTACACCGCAAGCCTGATCGAAAGCAATCTGGCCGGGCTGCGCGAACGCCTGCTGGCGTCAGGCCTGAACGTCGGCGATCTGGACTGCCACCTCGGCACACCGCCACAAGGCCCTCAAACCCGCCTCGAACAACGCTGGGTCGACGAAACCGCATGAACGATTCCACCGCACCACGCCAGGCCATCGCCCTCAAATACGACGGCACCCACGCCCCGACCCTCACGGCCAAAGGTGATGAAGAACTGGCCGAAGAAATTCTGCGGATCGCCCGGGATTATGAGGTGCCGATCTATGAAAACGCCGAGCTGGTGAAACTGCTGGCGCGGATGGAACTGGGGGACAGCATTCCGGAGGAGTTGTATCGCACGATTGCCGAGATTATTGCGTTTGCGTGGAATTTGAAGGGCAAGTTTCCGGCGGGGCATGATCCGCATGTACCAATGGTCGAGAAGGATGTCACCGATCGCGGGGACGATTACTGACAGGGCGTTTTAAAAGCAAAAGATCGCAGCCTTCGGCAGCTCCTACAGGAATACGTAAACCCATGTAGGAGCTGCCGAAGGCTGCGATCTTTTGATCTTTTGCTCTTCTCAGTTTCTGTGCAACTTACTCATCAACTCCGCCTCAGCCTGGGTCAACCCGCAAGACTGAGTCAGTTCATCGACGCTGGCCCCCATCCCCACCAGGCGCGCGGCCTGGGCGAAGGAAAGGCTCGACGGATCACGCTGTTCCAGCTGAGCCAGTTTGTCCGGCAACGGGCCGACGACCGCGCGCAGTTCGTGCAGGTCTTCACCCATGCGCACGTTGCCGTTCTGGTAGTCGTCGACGCGCTTGGCCAAGTCCTTGATGCGCTGATCGCGCAGCGCATCGCCCTGGGCCTGCTGCGCGGCGATCTGCCTTTGAGCGCGGATGTACGCCAGGAACATCGCCAGCGTGCCTGCCCACAAGAGGAACAGGACAATCACAGCCACCTCAAGAATCAATCAGATACTCTCCAGTTCCGACCATTCTTCTTCGCTCATCATCTTGTCCAGCTCGACCAGGATCAGCAATTCGTTGTTCTTGTTGCACACGCCTTGAATGAACTTGGCGGACTCTTCGTTACCGACGTTCGGCGCGGTCTCGATTTCCGACTGACGCAGGTAAACCACTTCGGCCACGCTGTCGACCATGATCCCGACCACTTGCTTGTCGGCTTCAATGATGACGATACGGGTGTTGTCGCTGACGTCGACCGTGCCCAGGCCGAAACGCTGGCGGGTGTCGATCACGGTGACCACGTTGCCGCGCAGGTTGATGATGCCCAGCACGTAGCTCGGGGCACCCGGCACCGGAGCGATTTCGGTGTAGCGCAGGACTTCCTGAACGCGCATCACGTTGATGCCGTAGGTTTCATTGTCCAGTTTGAAGGTCACCCATTGCAGGATCGGATCTTCAGAACCTTTTGCATTCGTCGCTTGACTGCTCATACCTGACCCCTCGAAAAACCGCTCTTGGCGGTGTGTGTTCTGTGTGGCGGCATTCAACAATGCCGTCGCCTGCTTGTTATGTCGGCTGTTACGTCGATTTGTGTAGCGGCTTACTGCCGCCCATGTGCTTCGCCCCGCCGCTGGCGATCAATTCGGCCAGTGCGGCGACATCGAGCAAAGCGCACATGTGTTCAATCACCGTGCCGGCGAGCCATGGCCGCTGACCCCGATGACTTCTCCATTTGATTTCGTTCGGGTCCAGGCGCAACGAGCGGCTGACCTGATGCACCGCCAGCCCCCATTCGTAGCCCTGAACCGAAATAACGTATTGCAGGCCCTGGCGAAAATCATCACGGTAGCGGTCCGGCATGACCCAGCGCGCGGTGTCCAGGACTTTCAGGTTGCCGGCCTGGCTCGGCAGGATCCCGAGGAACCATTCCGGCTGACCGAACAGCGGCGTCAGCTCGTGCCCGGCCAGGGAATAAATCGAGCCCAGGCACACCAGCGGCACCGCCAGGGTCAACCCGGCGACGTCGAACAACAGGCATTCGAACGGCTCGGCAGCCCAGGCCGGACGGCCATCGGTTTCCACCGGAGGCGGCGTGTTGCTCGGCGGCAGATGAACTTCCACCACCGGCGGCACCAACGCTTGCAGCAACGGTGCAATCGTCGACACGGGCGCCAGAATCGGTGTCGGCGCTTCGATCACGGCCACTGGTGCTTTCACCGCTGGCGCGACGATTGGCGCTGCCACCACGGCGGGTTTCTGCGCATCGCGAGCCTGCTCTTCGAGCACCGCCGCCTGGAACTCGTTCAGAGAGGCTTGCGGCTCGACAACCTCGGGCAATACCTCGATTTCTGGCAACAACTCTTCGGTCGCTTCCTGCAGCAAGCCGTCCAGATAGGACTGGAGGGCCAGTTGCGGGCGCGAGGTGATCTGCACCGGCCGATTCACTGGAACACTTCCGTAGGAGCTGCCGAAGGCTGCGATCTTTTAACGGTTTCGAAGACGCCACAAAGCCAGATCAAAAGATCGCAGCCTGCGGCAGCTCCTACAGGGATAATTGGGTTCATCTCAAGCCACCTGCGGAACAAGTTGCTGCGCCAGCAGATGCTTGAGCAGTGCACGGTACGCGAGGACACCACGGCTCTTGCCGTCGAATTGCGAAGGCGTCAGCCCCGCCCGGCTCGCGTCACGCAAGCGGGTATCGATCGGAATGTAGCCTTGCCAGATTTCTTCCGGGTACTTGTCGCGCAGCACACGAAGGGTACCGAGAGAAGCCTGGGTGCGGCGGTCAAACAGGGTCGGCACGATGTTGAACGGCAGCGCCAGTTTGCGCGAGCGGTTGATCATCGCCAACGTGTTGACCATGCGTTCCAGACCTTTGACCGCCAAGTGTTCGGTCTGCACCGGGATCACCAACTGCTGGCTCGCCGCCAAGGCATTGACCATCAGCACGCCGAGCAACGGCGGGCTGTCGATCACGGCGTAATCGAAGTCCTGCCAGAGTTGCGCCAGGCTCTTGGCGATCACCAGGCCCAAACCACTCTGGCCCGGCGACTGGCGCTCAAGGGTTGCCAGCGCCGTGCTCGACGGCAACAGGGAAATGCGCTCGTCACTGGTGGGCATCAGCAACTGACCGGGCAAGCCTTGCGGCACGCTGCCCTTGTGCAGAAACAGGTCGTAGCTGCTGTGTTCCAGGCTGTCGGGGTCGTAACCGAAGTAGCTGGTCATGGAGCCGTGGGGATCGAGATCGACCATGACCACACGCTTGCCCGCCTCAGCCAGCAAACCGGCTAAAGCGATGGAGGAAGTGGTTTTACCGACACCACCCTTTTGATTGGCGACTGCCCAGACTCTCATTCGGATTGTTCCTCCCGGTCGAAATGGTCGACCGAGAAATAGCTCAACGTATTAATGCGGGTGACGGAGAATTGACGGCACTCTCTCGTCCCGGCGACTTGACCGGGGTCGGTGCAGTTTGTGTGCCAGCACGCTTCAACGCGGCATCCGGTTTCGCATTGGCGGTTCCGGTGCCGGTGAGGCTGCGGCGTACATCGAGGTTTCGTGACACCACCAGCACCACCCGACGGTTGCGCGCCCGACCCTCGGCAGTGGCGTTACTGGCCACTGGCTGGAATTCGCCATAACCCACCGACGCCAAGCGGCCAGGGTTCACGCCCTGCATCGCCAGCATGCGCACGATGCTCGCCGAACGGGCCGAGGACAGCTCCCAGTTGGTCGGGTATTGAGCGGTGCGGATCGGCTGATCGTCGGTGAAGCCTTCGACGTGGATCGGGTTGTCGAACGGCCGGAGGATCGCGGCGACCTTGTCGATGATGTTGAACGCGATGTCGCTGGGCATGGCGTCGCCGCTGCCGAACAACAGGCTGGAATTGAGCTCGATCTCGACCCACAACTCGTTGCCGCGCACGGTCATCTGGTTGGAGCTGATCAAATCACCGAACGCCGCGCTGATGTCATCGGCAATGCTTTTGAGCGGATCGTTGGCGGCCTGGGCAATGCCGGCGTCGATCTGTTCGCTGTCCTTGACCAGCGGCTTGGCCGGGGTCACGGTCTGCGGTCGCTCTTCGCCGATGGGAATCGGCTTGAGGGCGCGGTCGGAGTCGGTAAACACCCCGATCAACGCCTCGGAAATGACCTTGTACTTGCCTTCGTTGATCGACGAGATCGAGTACATCACCACGAAGAAAGCGAACAGCAACGTAATGAAGTCGGCGTAGGAAACGAGCCAGCGTTCGTGGTTTACGTGTTCTTCAGGTTGCCGACGACGAGCCATAATCCATTTCCCCCATCAATCCATGAAGCCCTGAAGCTTCAACTCGATAGAGCGAGGGTTTTCACCTTCGGCGATCGACAGAATCCCCTCCAGCAACATCTCGCGATAACGCGACTGCCGTAACGCGATGGATTTGAGCTTGGCGGCAATCGGCAGCAGCATCAGGTTGGCACTGGCCACGCCGTAGATGGTGGCGACGAAGGCGACGGCAA belongs to Pseudomonas sp. B21-015 and includes:
- the ccmA gene encoding cytochrome c biogenesis heme-transporting ATPase CcmA, with the protein product MTSPVLQTVALACERDLRLLFENLELRLASGEMLQISGPNGSGKTSLLRLLCGLMHPTAGQVLLNGQPLNEQRGELARNLLWIGHAAGIKDLLTPEENLSWLCALHQPASHEAIWQALAAVGLRGFEDVPCHTLSAGQQRRVALARLYLDSPPLWILDEPFTALDKQGVAQLEEHLAAHCESGGMIVLTTHHTLTRMPAGYRDIDLGNWAV
- a CDS encoding flagellar hook-length control protein FliK; amino-acid sequence: MTGEMNILPLPQTTPATSRPLVVSGDLLKLLTPMEGLISVGQTAKAEVLSLKQTDQTFQLLLKVTLDSGRQATVQATSTQPLPQGTSLAITQPSAGNLAVTVQQAIASSVATLTRIDTAQLPVGTLLQGKVLTSQVMPQVPGQPTVFRSMVSLLNTALSGSTLSIDSPTPLRIGTLLSALVQDTQTLRFVPLSSRQEQLAVTQQLVSQQSRQGSLDGLIKVLQNLPPSDQTSSDLRAAVDKLLAGLPDVQQLSTPKGLAQALANSGLFLEAKLLTGQNPTLTPDMKGDLLKLIAQLAPGLPANTNLNAIIAANTLAQALPSFVRSALGMLGQVSAKPQPTSFPLPARLLQSQDGEGDLEHLLRLAAAAVSRLQSHQLSSLEQTGVTDDGRLLSTWQLEIPMRNLQDIVPLQVKFQREEAPEKEQPHERRDEREPKQQLWRVELAFDMEPLGPLQIQAQLIKGSLSSQLWAERPYTASLIESNLAGLRERLLASGLNVGDLDCHLGTPPQGPQTRLEQRWVDETA
- the motD gene encoding flagellar motor protein MotD; its protein translation is MARRRQPEEHVNHERWLVSYADFITLLFAFFVVMYSISSINEGKYKVISEALIGVFTDSDRALKPIPIGEERPQTVTPAKPLVKDSEQIDAGIAQAANDPLKSIADDISAAFGDLISSNQMTVRGNELWVEIELNSSLLFGSGDAMPSDIAFNIIDKVAAILRPFDNPIHVEGFTDDQPIRTAQYPTNWELSSARSASIVRMLAMQGVNPGRLASVGYGEFQPVASNATAEGRARNRRVVLVVSRNLDVRRSLTGTGTANAKPDAALKRAGTQTAPTPVKSPGRESAVNSPSPALIR
- a CDS encoding heme ABC transporter permease, giving the protein MNWTWFHKLGSPKWFYGISGKLLPWLSVAALLLIGVGVVWGLAFAPPDYQQGNSFRIIYIHVPAAMLAQSIYVMLAVCGIVGLVWKMKLADVALQCAAPIGAWMTAVALVTGAIWGKPTWGSWWVWDARLTSMLILMFLYFGLIALGNAISNRDSAAKACAVLAIVGVINIPIIKYSVEWWNTLHQGATFTLTEKPAMPAEMWLPLLLTALGFYCFFGAVLLLRMRLEVLKREARASWVKTEVQNSLEAAR
- a CDS encoding EscU/YscU/HrcU family type III secretion system export apparatus switch protein, giving the protein MNDSTAPRQAIALKYDGTHAPTLTAKGDEELAEEILRIARDYEVPIYENAELVKLLARMELGDSIPEELYRTIAEIIAFAWNLKGKFPAGHDPHVPMVEKDVTDRGDDY
- the ccmB gene encoding heme exporter protein CcmB, translated to MSVFGLLVAREARLLFRRPAELANPLVFFAIVVSLFPLAVGPESQLLQTLSPGLVWVAALLSVLLSLDGLFRSDFEDGSLEQWVLSSHPLPLLVLAKVLAHWAFSGLALVLLAPLLALMLGLPAACLPVLLLSLLLGTPVLSLLGAVGAALTVGLKRGGLLLALLILPLYIPVLILGSGALQAALQGMPATGYLLWLGSLTALAITLTPFAIAAGLKISVGE
- a CDS encoding DUF2802 domain-containing protein, with product MILEVAVIVLFLLWAGTLAMFLAYIRAQRQIAAQQAQGDALRDQRIKDLAKRVDDYQNGNVRMGEDLHELRAVVGPLPDKLAQLEQRDPSSLSFAQAARLVGMGASVDELTQSCGLTQAEAELMSKLHRN
- a CDS encoding chemotaxis protein CheW, whose protein sequence is MSSQATNAKGSEDPILQWVTFKLDNETYGINVMRVQEVLRYTEIAPVPGAPSYVLGIINLRGNVVTVIDTRQRFGLGTVDVSDNTRIVIIEADKQVVGIMVDSVAEVVYLRQSEIETAPNVGNEESAKFIQGVCNKNNELLILVELDKMMSEEEWSELESI
- a CDS encoding ParA family protein, whose translation is MRVWAVANQKGGVGKTTSSIALAGLLAEAGKRVVMVDLDPHGSMTSYFGYDPDSLEHSSYDLFLHKGSVPQGLPGQLLMPTSDERISLLPSSTALATLERQSPGQSGLGLVIAKSLAQLWQDFDYAVIDSPPLLGVLMVNALAASQQLVIPVQTEHLAVKGLERMVNTLAMINRSRKLALPFNIVPTLFDRRTQASLGTLRVLRDKYPEEIWQGYIPIDTRLRDASRAGLTPSQFDGKSRGVLAYRALLKHLLAQQLVPQVA
- a CDS encoding CheW domain-containing protein is translated as MNRPVQITSRPQLALQSYLDGLLQEATEELLPEIEVLPEVVEPQASLNEFQAAVLEEQARDAQKPAVVAAPIVAPAVKAPVAVIEAPTPILAPVSTIAPLLQALVPPVVEVHLPPSNTPPPVETDGRPAWAAEPFECLLFDVAGLTLAVPLVCLGSIYSLAGHELTPLFGQPEWFLGILPSQAGNLKVLDTARWVMPDRYRDDFRQGLQYVISVQGYEWGLAVHQVSRSLRLDPNEIKWRSHRGQRPWLAGTVIEHMCALLDVAALAELIASGGAKHMGGSKPLHKST